One Pseudomonas tolaasii NCPPB 2192 genomic window carries:
- a CDS encoding GGDEF domain-containing protein: MSRVSALRFSHFLPSLLLLLAGLSAAYVKDLNVFFTSLFNVLPTLVLLLGGSYCAVYRRQRELFLMITVYIVYFLLDTQTDFYRDNGRVREDAAVVFHLCCLLLPLLFSIYALWQEKTHLFRDFIARCAVLLAVGSVALALEQSYPQAVLSWLAEIRWPALHGSWMSLIQLSYPMFLIGFLTLAAQYWYQPRPLHAAQLVGLLGLFWMLPQTFILPFTLNIMCSQVMLMIAAGVAHEAYQMAFRDELTGLPGRRALNERMQRLGRNYVLAMTDVDHFKRFNDTHGHDVGDQVLRLVASKLSRVNGGGRAYRYGGEEFAVVFAGKTLDECMPHLEEIRGIIADYDIKLRNPDRPQDDHQGRQRRAGSGASSVSVTVSIGVAERQAEQRTPEEVLKSADQALYAAKGAGRNCVVAAGQNRRGAVRMEAAAG; this comes from the coding sequence TTGTCACGCGTGTCCGCTCTACGTTTCAGCCATTTCCTACCGTCACTGCTGCTTTTGCTGGCCGGGCTGTCGGCTGCATACGTCAAAGACCTCAACGTGTTCTTCACCTCGCTTTTCAATGTGCTGCCGACCCTGGTGCTGTTGCTCGGCGGTTCGTATTGCGCGGTCTATCGGCGCCAGCGTGAGCTGTTTCTGATGATCACCGTGTACATCGTGTATTTCCTGCTGGACACCCAAACCGATTTCTACCGCGACAATGGCCGCGTCCGCGAAGACGCCGCCGTGGTGTTTCACCTGTGCTGCCTGCTGCTGCCGTTGCTGTTCAGCATTTACGCGCTGTGGCAGGAAAAAACCCACCTGTTCCGCGACTTCATCGCCCGCTGTGCGGTGCTGCTGGCGGTCGGCAGTGTGGCGCTGGCCCTTGAGCAAAGTTATCCCCAGGCCGTGCTGAGCTGGCTGGCCGAGATTCGCTGGCCCGCGCTGCATGGCAGCTGGATGAGCCTGATCCAGCTTTCATACCCGATGTTCCTGATTGGCTTTTTGACCCTGGCCGCGCAGTACTGGTACCAGCCGCGCCCGTTGCACGCGGCGCAACTGGTTGGTTTGCTGGGGTTGTTCTGGATGTTGCCGCAAACGTTCATCCTGCCGTTTACCCTGAACATCATGTGCAGCCAGGTGATGCTGATGATTGCCGCCGGTGTGGCCCACGAGGCCTACCAGATGGCGTTCCGCGACGAACTCACCGGCCTGCCGGGGCGACGCGCGCTCAATGAACGCATGCAGCGGCTGGGGCGCAATTACGTGTTGGCGATGACTGACGTTGACCACTTCAAGCGCTTTAACGACACCCATGGCCACGACGTGGGTGACCAAGTGCTGCGCCTGGTGGCGAGCAAGCTGTCCAGGGTCAACGGTGGCGGGCGGGCGTACCGCTACGGCGGTGAAGAGTTCGCGGTGGTGTTCGCCGGCAAGACCCTGGATGAATGCATGCCGCACCTGGAGGAAATCCGCGGGATCATCGCCGACTACGACATCAAACTGCGTAATCCGGACCGCCCGCAGGACGACCATCAAGGTCGCCAGCGGCGTGCGGGCAGCGGTGCGTCGAGCGTGTCGGTGACCGTCAGCATCGGCGTGGCCGAACGCCAGGCCGAGCAACGCACGCCGGAAGAAGTGCTCAAATCCGCCGACCAGGCGTTGTATGCAGCCAAGGGCGCCGGGCGTAACTGTGTGGTCGCGGCCGGGCAAAACCGTCGCGGCGCGGTGCGCATGGAGGCCGCTGCCGGTTGA
- a CDS encoding acyl-CoA dehydrogenase C-terminal domain-containing protein: MPEYKAPLRDMRFLIDNVFDFHGHYAALGATDASPDMVNAILEEGAKFCENVLSPLNRSGDEEGCHFDNGVVTTPKGFKEAFAQYVEGGWHGLAADPAYGGQGLPSSLGLVLSEMIGSSNTSWGMYPGLTHGAMTAIHAHGTEAQKSTYLNKLTAGEWTGTMCLTEAHCGTDLGLIKTRAVPQADGSYAVTGSKIFISAGEHDMSANIIHLVLAKLPDAPAGTKGISLFIVPKFLADSGERNAVHCGSIEHKMGIKGSATCVLNFDAAKGFLIGEANKGLNCMFTMMNHARLGTGMQGLCNGEASFQGAIQYANDRLQMRSLTGAKAPEKAADPIIVHPDVRRMLLTMKAFNEGNRALTYFTAQLLDTAHLSGDATERQDAEDLLAFLTPICKAFMTDTGLEVTNHGMQIFGGHGYIREWGMEQLARDARIAPIYEGTNGIQALDLLGRKVLGSQGKLLRGFTRIVHKFCAANAEHPQLKAYVAQLDDLNGQWGELTMKIGMAAMKNPDEVGAAAVDYLMYSGYIILAYLWLRMAIAAQDQDDAEFARAKLATCDFYFKRLLPRTATHRAAVEAGSECLMSLPAQLFAL, from the coding sequence ATGCCTGAGTACAAAGCTCCCCTGCGCGACATGCGCTTTCTGATAGACAACGTGTTTGATTTTCACGGCCATTACGCGGCGCTGGGCGCGACCGACGCCAGCCCGGACATGGTCAACGCGATCCTCGAAGAAGGCGCCAAATTCTGCGAAAACGTGCTCTCGCCGCTCAACCGCAGCGGCGACGAAGAGGGCTGCCATTTCGACAATGGTGTGGTCACCACGCCCAAAGGTTTCAAGGAAGCTTTCGCACAGTACGTGGAAGGCGGCTGGCACGGTTTGGCGGCCGACCCGGCCTACGGTGGCCAGGGTTTGCCGTCGTCCCTGGGACTGGTGCTCAGCGAGATGATCGGCTCCAGCAACACCTCCTGGGGTATGTACCCCGGGCTGACCCACGGCGCGATGACGGCGATCCATGCCCATGGCACCGAAGCGCAAAAATCCACCTACCTGAACAAGCTCACGGCGGGCGAGTGGACCGGTACCATGTGCCTGACCGAAGCCCATTGCGGCACCGACCTGGGTTTGATCAAAACCCGTGCCGTGCCCCAGGCGGACGGCAGCTATGCGGTCACCGGCAGCAAGATTTTCATCTCTGCCGGCGAGCACGACATGAGCGCCAATATCATCCACCTGGTGCTGGCCAAGCTGCCGGACGCGCCGGCGGGCACCAAGGGCATTTCGCTGTTTATCGTGCCCAAGTTCCTCGCCGACTCGGGTGAGCGCAACGCGGTGCACTGCGGCTCCATCGAACACAAAATGGGCATCAAAGGCTCGGCCACCTGCGTGTTGAATTTTGACGCTGCCAAAGGTTTTCTGATCGGCGAGGCGAACAAGGGCCTCAATTGCATGTTCACCATGATGAACCACGCGCGCCTGGGCACTGGCATGCAGGGTCTGTGCAATGGTGAAGCGAGCTTTCAAGGCGCGATCCAATACGCCAACGACCGCCTGCAAATGCGCTCGCTGACCGGTGCCAAAGCCCCGGAAAAAGCCGCCGACCCGATCATCGTGCACCCCGATGTGCGCCGCATGCTGCTGACCATGAAGGCTTTCAACGAAGGCAACCGCGCGCTGACCTACTTCACCGCGCAACTGCTCGACACCGCACACCTGAGCGGCGACGCCACCGAGCGCCAGGACGCCGAGGACCTGCTGGCGTTCCTCACCCCCATCTGCAAAGCCTTCATGACCGACACCGGCCTTGAGGTGACCAACCACGGCATGCAGATCTTCGGCGGCCACGGTTACATCCGCGAATGGGGCATGGAGCAGTTGGCGCGTGATGCGCGGATTGCGCCGATCTATGAAGGCACCAACGGCATTCAGGCCCTCGATTTGCTGGGGCGCAAGGTGTTGGGCAGCCAGGGCAAACTGTTGCGCGGGTTTACCAGGATCGTGCACAAGTTTTGTGCGGCGAATGCCGAACATCCGCAGCTCAAGGCTTACGTGGCGCAGCTTGATGACCTGAACGGGCAGTGGGGCGAGTTGACCATGAAAATCGGCATGGCGGCGATGAAGAACCCGGATGAGGTGGGGGCGGCCGCCGTGGATTACTTGATGTACAGCGGCTACATCATCCTCGCCTACCTGTGGTTGCGCATGGCGATTGCGGCTCAAGATCAGGATGATGCCGAATTTGCCAGGGCCAAACTGGCTACCTGCGATTTCTATTTCAAACGCCTGCTGCCGCGCACGGCCACACATCGCGCCGCTGTGGAGGCTGGCAGCGAATGCCTCATGAGCTTGCCTGCTCAGCTATTTGCCCTATAG